A window of the Myxocyprinus asiaticus isolate MX2 ecotype Aquarium Trade chromosome 11, UBuf_Myxa_2, whole genome shotgun sequence genome harbors these coding sequences:
- the LOC127448303 gene encoding telomere-associated protein RIF1-like isoform X4, with translation MMAAVPLSSASLLPLLECLEDATAGLSEQTDAYITIANHLNGGEGQQFLPVVVKHFARLSKVLLVHISSESEDLCQAALQALGFCVFHSHIVSVIPANVSEEILSTLCNVVVNSKEKFTCTRALWVISKQNFPPEVVAKKAPEILKSLEAMQTREVQSILIDHESLNVIIRLLEQAPPQMAAGAVCWAKLVVPLVVHSAHKVRFRAAAALELGMPLLLEKQQEVAAIVEPMMSSTLIPEMQKLFASKNEMNMLKLWPLFVRLLGKLLHKGGAFINSLLYLEELGFRSSSPNIKKIAFIAWKSLIDNFALNPDILCSNKRLKLLMQPLSSIHVRIEALLLTKLEVWWYLTVKLGPNLAANFEQVGIPLLHSTLPTDSPLQSPATPARTPNPSNGTPNTPKSGIPSCSTPNTTPRMNLNSSAQAVQSYCSIQLLGLEMLLQWLLGPEVTSTAAKENLQLSLEPLTHPLLTSPSSFSRHASILISAARDGFIAVGKHAPEALLNLVWSSLIGFVSATIEAGNKKERQGSEVLTFLLQALQSILSSVVLPPERALLLLEATVKGIPPKVLGSAAYQVANMDVLNGTPALFLILLFYNSSQLSSFLEDERFFTSLEILVSCGFCGPTSPLAFGEAVLGAISGSVEAVKNKKQLWRMWSMVVTPLTDTITQTNEVNQGDALEHNFSAIHSALMFPVIHLLPSSALPQTTQKTMISMWSKLYKAFARCSALVATAEENVCCEELCAKISASLYGDALKSLSMLDAIANVLLIITESMDFSPYTPQFQQKMKSPHTPLSWVRKRNKALGNFSTFHALLMQTLEAFLALDLSETSAEPTSGLCLTLISILSILFTNITLPTFIQEVLSTITKPLACFFEQFSSFDEQSNHSAALLGAKLEKLAADLLGCLQTHSTLYDDELLAVLSPLLCVLFPHKSKQIRTVVTQFWNATFGNVLTLIYPEALRAVLNQAKEKTPLILPGFKAVDTPDDCSEPYLMFSGQSESSQLDPQVSGVKVTSVGKRNSLLSRAENLKERSSVTKPVSVKLDFGSPKPLRCEAIEEEASVDFVFIPPETKERVLTEHQKEVKRTKRAAIPALYNNLDASLDTADFTQYSPSQEESMEKFITDEKDLLTEEDKVQLKEVATIEDPTADVKVSQDATRSDLETPEKAKMQSLSRDVSVDDVSGHEKSGLEETSPNVSSSSDMITGTPPQPNSRRQSFITLEKYVEGKPSSPAGVTFTGPFTRKSNRLDSSKALLTSPNSSLASETQIMKEDSQKISSAELSSQNEEERIEAKDDIKSTNSHPCKGTDEEENDMVPDTQTQVSNEKEMLDIKNSPVFKANVEDTSSKESEKASLEGDSQTLPDSQTDINSSQEPRRSGRRRSRPLRPGEDPVARELKSQSPEKNQVAELKNAQKPTLAPTASTNSTLPGRSRKSKILEESKAEGDQLKNKGVKGELSQTDSQISSAESSKALSQRIGMCGNKETESSHERSPVTRSDSQSKERLSPLNEPESLSPGRPMRKTRMSSANLEGFKEKKEADENTQNDSQNAASASRKRISHPPVSDIEAHSQQIGRLRRTRRSAPPEVVEMTISQTKDKSATYEQKGQELSERDSQTLTMVKSRSLRRKNTEEDISTSGDATSTFSMNPEHSQTEDLSETPDSSEGQGRYRTRRSSKVLLAPSDKTESENSDSRDNGPRPKKRPRNQQTTDMLKVPEMVLDKDDVNARSDVSVEISTSQNGPDPETSLDISVSDTKELEQKDEEEVPATENVVQEQSQTDTELRMEMDADKKDMACTSISQKAEGEETKSALQNSSLVTEDLKVKTEVLHKCPHTRGQGRGRRRSRNCNCFKNRGLYSQDIDSQDLNNEQVPLDINGLTSQSEQSSPTSLPEGDKCTADAGVIPDADIPNQVPSEVLSSESPITKLGDIVSQLSHAEERSNLNLSKPTDNSIKELVEVQEVKMDQFEDLGCGGSQKDIEGEDSSENASVSQEPLQSSTPQDTSPSKGHPVEDAPTCQEQLESAHVQQEDAVLPADKESEGLMVPEKKELILSENSNKAQTLDKYAPLVEKDCEDTQIYNQDLLADVQEIASDSLKESSVPSQSSTSEVCLDSPHKPKPLDAISGELEPGQSPSRSRTRVWSPSASPSTSILKKGQKRTCDEGTPSPLFKSRRVSFATPIYHQELADDIDRRSPVVRTSSPRSKVLSGQSKYITTPTKGCSILSPRNLRSPGFKSSKKCLISEMSQEPRPIAKDCVFPALVGCSAPVEAVLPQISSNMWPRGFGQLVRARNIKTVGDLSALTPNEIKSLPIRSPKLSNRKGRSDELKSFDETENITSEHEEMELPQSHDEEHTPGEIPEAQDDKPSEEAVDLGQLADESKTKDLLTDVVALAGRLTPEELSRCSPNQLGLMHEHLSGMMRSIVTQLQSRFLSNLDDSLP, from the exons ATGATGGCAGCAGTGCCTTTATCCAGTGCCAGCCTCCTTCCTCTTCTGGAGTGTCTGGAGGATGCTACAGCCGGGCTGTCAGAGCAGACAGATGCCTACATCACCATAGCAAA CCATCTCAATGGAGGGGAAGGACAacagtttctgcctgtagttgTAAAGCATTTTGCACGTCTCAGTAAAGTCCTTCTG gttCACATCTCCAGTGAGAGTGAGGACCTGTGTCAAGCTGCACTGCAGGCCCTGGGCTTCTGTGTCTTCCACTCTCACATTGTTTCAGTTATCCCAG CAAATGTTTCAGAAGAGATACTTTCTACGCTTTGTAATGTTGTGGTAAATTCCAAAGAAAAATTTACATGCACTCGAGCTTTATGGGTTATTTCAAAACAGAATTTCCCTCCAGAGGTGGTGGCCAAAAAG GCCCCAGAGATTCTCAAGAGCCTGGAGGCCATGCAAACCAGAGAAGTACAGTCCATCCTCATTGATCACGAGTCGCTCAATGTTATCATAAG ATTGTTGGAGCAGGCTCCCCCTCAGATGGCTGCTGGAGCCGTGTGCTGGGCCAAGCTGGTTGTTCCTCTGGTGGTTCACTCGGCCCATAAAGTGCGCTTTCGTGCGGCAGCAGCCCTGGAGCTGGGCATGCCTCTTCTTCTGGAGAAACAGCAGGAGGTTGCAGCCATTGTAGAGCCAATGATGTCCTCT ACTCTCATCCCTGAAATGCAGAAACTGTTCGCTTCAAAAAATGAGATGAATATGCTGAAGTTGTGGCCCTTATTTGTGAGGCTTCTGGGGAAG TTGCTCCACAAAGGCGGTGCTTTCATTAACTCATTGTTATATTTAGAGGAGTTAGGTTTCCGCAGCTCCTCTCCCAATATTAAGAAGATTGCCTTCATAGCTTGGAAGAGCCTTATTGACAACTTTGCCCTTAATCCAG ATATCCTGTGCAGCAACAAGCGTCTGAAGCTTCTCATGCAGCCCCTCAGCTCCATCCACGTCAGGATTGAAGCTCTTTTGCTCACTAAGCTGGAGGTGTGGTGGTATCTCACGGTCAAGCTTGGGCCCAACCTGGCTGCTAACTTTGAGCAG GTTGGCATACCGCTGCTGCACAGCACGCTTCCTACTGATTCTCCACTGCAGTCCCCAGCTACACCCGCTAGAACCCCTAACCCAAGTAATGGTACACCTAACACACCTAAATCAG GTATTCCATCTTGTAGCACTCCGAACACTACTCCTCGTATGAATCTGAACAGCAGTGCGCAAGCAGTGCAGTCCTATTGCTCCATTCAGCTACTAGGGCTGGAGATGCTTCTGCAGTGGCTCTTGGGTCCAGAAGTCACAAGCACTGCTGCCAAAGAAAACCTTCAGCTCAGTCTGG aGCCCCTGACTCACCCACTCCTTACCAGCCCCTCATCCTTCAGTAGACATGCCTCTATCCTCATTTCAGCAGCCAGAGATGGCTTCATTGCTGTGGGAAAACATGCTCCAG AAGCACTTCTCAATCTTGTTTGGAGCAGCCTCATTGGTTTTGTCAGTGCAACAATAGAAGCTG GTAATAAGAAGGAGCGGCAGGGTTCAGAGGTCCTCACCTTTCTTCTACAGGCTCTACAGTCCATCCTGTCCTCAGTTGTTCTGCCTCCTGAGCGTGCTCTG CTTTTGTTGGAAGCCACAGTTAAGGGAATACCTCCGAAAGTGCTTGGTTCTGCAGCCTATCAAGTGGCAAACATGGATGTGTTGAAT GGTACACCAGCACTTTTTCTAATACTGCTTTTCTACAACAGTAGCCAGCTCTCATCATTTCTTGAAGACGAGAG ATTTTTCACAAGCCTGGAAATCCTTGTAAGTTGTGGGTTTTGTGGACCGACATCCCCCCTGGCTTTTGGAGAAGCTGTTTTAGGAGCAATTAGTGGGAGTGTGGAGGCTGTTAAGAACAAGAAGCAGCTCTGGAGAATGTGGAGTATGGTGGTTACCCCTCTGACTGACACCATCACTCAG ACCAATGAAGTGAATCAAGGAGATGCTTTGGAGCACAATTTCAGCGCCATTCACAGTGCCTTGATGTTCCCAGTCATTCACCTGTTGCCTAGTTCAGCCCTACCTCAA ACAACCCAAAAGACCATGATCAGTATGTGGTCCAAGCTTTATAAGGCTTTTGCCCGCTGCTCGGCTTTGGTAGCCACCGCAGAGGAGAATGTGTGCTGTGAAGAGCTGTGTGCCAAGATCTCTGCCTCTCTTTATGGTGATGCTCTGAAA agtctCTCTATGTTAGATGCAATAGCTAATGTCTTGCTGATCATCACAGAGAGTATGGACTTCTCTCCTTACACCCCACAGTTCCAGCAGAAGATGAAAT CTCCTCACACACCCTTGAGTTGGGTACGGAAAAGAAACAAAGCCCTGGGGAATTTCTCGACCTTCCATGCTCTCCTGATGCAGACTCTCGAAGCATTTCTTGCTTTGGACCTATCAGAAACATCTGCAGAGCCCACTAGTGGGCTTTGCTTGACGTTGATCTCTATTTTGTCAATTCTTTTTACTAACATCACACTGCCCACATTCATACAAGAAGTGCTCTCAACCATCACCAAACCACTCGCATGTTTTTTTGAACAATTCTCCAG TTTTGATGAACAGTCAAATCACAGTGCAGCACTACTAGGAGCCAAG TTAGAGAAACTGGCTGCAGACCTGCTTGGCTGTCTTCAGACACACTCAACTCTGTATGACGATGAGCTGCTTGCTGTGTTGTCGCCCTTGCTTTGTGTGCTTTTCCCACACAAGAGCAAGCAAATTCGCACTGTGGTCACTCAGTTTTGGAATGCCACGTTTGGAAATGTGCTCACATTGATTTACCCTGAGGCTCTAAG GGCTGTTTTAAATCAGGCTAAGGAGAAGACTCCATTGATATTACCTGGATTTAAAGCTGTTGATACCCCAGATGATTGCAGTGAACCGTATTTG ATGTTCTCTGGTCAGAGTGAGAGTTCTCAGCTGGACCCTCAGGTCAGTGGTGTAAAGGTGACCTCTGTGGGAAAGAGGAATTCTCTTTTGTCTAGGGCAGAAAATCTGAAAGAAAGAAGCTCTGTAACTAAGCCTGTGTCT GTGAAACTGGATTTTGGATCCCCCAAGCCTTTGAGGTGTGAAGCTATTGAGGAGGAGGCATCAgtggattttgtttttattccacCTGAAACAAAGGAGAGAGTGCTGACTGAGCACCAGAAAGAGGTCAAAAGGACTAAAAG GGCTGCCATTCCTGCTTTGTACAATAATCTGGATGCCTCCCTTGACACCGCAGACTTTACACAATACTCTCCAAGTCAGGAGGAATCCAT GGAAAAATTTATAACAGATGAAAAAGATCTACTTACGGAAGAAGATAAGGTTCAGCTGAAG GAGGTTGCCACAATTGAGGATCCAACCGCAGACGTTAAAGTATCCCAAGATGCCACCAGATCAGACCTAGAAACACCAGAGAAAGCTAAGATGCAATCGCTATCTAGAGATGTCTCAGTGGATGATGTGAGTGGTCATGAGAAAAGTGGATTAGAGGAGACCAGCCCTAATGTTTCAAGTTCATCTGATATGATAACAGGTACACCTCCTCAACCCAACAGCAGGCGTCAGTCTTTTATAACTTTAGAGAAATATGTTGAGGGGAAGCCATCTAGTCCCGCCGGTGTTACGTTTACTGGTCCATTCACTCGGAAATCAAATAGACTGGATTCTTCAAAGGCATTGCTGACCAGTCCTAATTCCTCTTTGGCCTCAGAAACTCAGATTATGAAGGAGGACTCTCAAAAGATTAGCAGTGCTGAGCTATCCTCTCAAAATGAGGAAGAACGCATAGAGGCAAAAGATGACATTAAGTCAACAAATAGTCATCCTTGTAAAGGCACAGATGAGGAAGAGAATGACATGGTCCCAGATACCCAGACCCAAGTATCTAATGAGAAAGAAATGTTGGATATTAAGAACAGTCCTGTGTTCAAAGCCAATGTGGAGGACACAAGTTCCAAGGAATCTGAAAAAGCCTCTCTTGAGGGAGATTCACAGACTCTTCCTGATTCTCAAACTGATATTAACTCTAGTCAAGAACCAAGAAGGTCAGGCAGACGTCGAAGTCGACCTCTTCGCCCAGGAGAGGATCCAGTGGCGAGGGAGCTGAAGAGCCAATCGCCAGAGAAAAATCAGGTTGCAGAGCTGAAAAATGCACAGAAGCCCACATTAGCTCCTACTGCATCAACAAATAGCACTTTGCCTGGAAGAAGCAGAAAAAGTAAGATTCTTGAGGAGAGTAAAGCTGAAGGTGACCAGCTAAAGAATAAAGGGGTAAAAGGAGAGCTTAGCCAAACTGATTCACAGATTTCCTCTGCAGAGTCTTCTAAGGCACTTTCACAGAGAATAGGTATGTGTGGGAATAAAGAAACTGAGTCTTCTCATGAGAGGTCTCCTGTAACTCGATCTGATAGCCAGTCTAAAGAGAGACTGTCACCTCTTAATGAGCCTGAGAGTCTGTCACCAGGTAGACCTATGAGGAAGACTAGAATGAGCAGTGCCAATCTTGAGggatttaaagaaaagaaagaggcAGATGAAAACACCCAGAATGATTCTCAAAATGCAGCATCCGCTTCGAGAAAGAGAATTTCACATCCACCGGTTTCCGATATAGAGGCTCATAGCCAACAAATTGGCAGGTTACGAAGAACAAGGAGATCTGCCCCACCGGAAGTAGTAGAGATGACCATTTCACAGACCAAAGATAAGTCAGCAACTTATGAACAAAAAGGGCAAGAATTGAGCGAGAGAGACTCCCAAACACTAACAATGGTAAAGAGCAGATCTTTAAGAAGGAAAAACACAGAGGAAGATATAAGCACTAGTGGAGATGCCACTTCAACTTTTTCCATGAATCCTGAGCATTCGCAGACCGAGGACTTAAGTGAGACACCAGATTCCTCTGAAGGACAGGGTAGATACAGAACTCGAAGATCGTCTAAAGTTTTGCTGGCCCCTTCTGACAAAACAGAGTCTGAAAACTCTGATAGCAGGGACAATGGACCAAGGCCTAAAAAGAGGCCACGGAATCAACAAACCACTGACATGCTCAAAGTTCCTGAGATGGTTCTGGATAAGGATGATGTTAATGCTCGTTCTGACGTTTCAGTGGAGATCTCTACGTCACAGAATGGGCCTGATCCTGAAACTAGTTTGGATATTTCAGTCAGTGACACCAAAGAACTTGAACAAAAAGATGAGGAAGAGGTCCCTGCAACTGAGAATGTAGTACAAGAACAGAGTCAAACTGACACCGAATTAAGAATGGAAATGGATGCAGATAAAAAGGATATGGCCTGTACATCTATCAGTCAGAAAGCTGAGGGTGAAGAAACAAAGTCGGCTTTACAGAACAGCTCATTGGTAACTGAAGATTTAAAGGTGAAAACAGAAGTTTTGCATAAATGCCCACATACCAGAGGGCAGGGCCGTGGACGTAGACGATCAAGAAACTGTAACTGCTTTAAAAATCGCGGCCTGTACTCGCAGGACATTGACTCACAGGATCTGAACAATGAACAGGTTCCACTTGATATTAATGGCCTGACATCCCAATCGGAGCAGTCCAGTCCTACATCTTTACCAGAGGGAGACAAATGCACTGCAGATGCAGGTGTTATCCCAGATGCTGACATACCTAATCAAGTCCCATCTGAGGTTTTGTCTTCTGAAAGCCCTATTACAAAGCTTGGTGATATTGTTTCTCAGTTGTCTCATGCAGAGGAAAGATCAAACCTAAATTTATCAAAACCAACGGATAACTCGATCAAAGAGCTTGTTGAAGTCCAGGAAGTAAAGATGGACCAGTTTGAGGATTTAGGGTGTGGAGGCAGTCAAAAGGACATAGAGGGAGAGGATAGTTCAGAAAACGCATCAGTAAGTCAGGAACCACTTCAGAGTTCAACACCTCAAGACACATCTCCAAGCAAAGGTCATCCAGTGGAAGATGCACCTACATGTCAAGAGCAGCTGGAGTCTGCCCATGTCCAGCAAGAGGATGCAGTTTTGCCTGCAGATAAGGAAAGTGAAGGCCTTATGGTTCCAGAGAAAAAGGAGCTCATATTGTCAGAAAACTCAAATAAAGCACAGACGCTTGACAAATATGCTCCACTTGTTGAGAAAGATTGTGAAGACACCCAGATATACAACCAAGATCTTCTTGCTGATGTACAAGAAATTGCCTCTGATTCTCTTAAAGAGTCATCTGTGCCTTCACAGAGTAGTACCTCTGAAGTCTGCTTAGATTCTCCACACAAACCTAAACCTTTAGACGCTATCAGTGGTGAGCTGGAGCCTGGCCAGAGCCCGAGTAGAAGTAGAACTCGTGTATGGTCGCCATCTGCCTCTCCATCCACCAGCATTCTAAAGAAGGGACAGAAGAGAACGTGTGATGAGGGTActccctctcctctttttaaG TCTCGTCGAGTGTCCTTTGCAACTCCAATTTACCATCAAGAATTAGCTGATGACATTGATCGACGTAGTCCTGTTGTTCGCACCAGCTCACCTAGGTCAAAAGTCTTGAGTGGACAGTCAAAG TATATCACTACACCTACGAAAGGCTGTTCAATCCTTAGCCCACGTAACCTCCGTAGCCCTGGATTCAAAAGTTCTAAAAAATGCCTG ATTTCAGAGATGAGCCAGGAACCACGACCTATTGCTAAGGATTGTGTTTTTCCTGCACTGGTTGGCTGCTCTGCTCCTGTAGAGGCTGTTTTACCACAGATATCATCCAACATGTG GCCTCGTGGCTTTGGTCAACTTGTTCGAGCCAGGAACATCAAAACAGTTGGAGACCTGAGTGCCCTTACCCCTAATGAAATCAAGTCACTTCCTATCCGTTCACCTAAGCTGTCCAAT AGGAAAGGGCGTTCTGATGAGCTGAAGAGTTTTGATGAAACGGAAAACATTACATCTGAGCATGAAGAGATGGAGCTTCCTCAAAGCCACGATGAGGAGCATACACCAGGAGAAATACCAGAGGCTCAAG